The genomic region TCCCACGAAAGAATGAGTTACAAGGCTGCTTGGAAAAAAATAGACCAAAGTACCTATTCAATAATTTTTATCGAAACCGGGGTTATGTCAGGAGAAGGCTGCATAATCAGATATCCTTGCGAATATTCTATGCCTAGGGAACGTACAACTTTCAGTTCTTCCGGAGTAGAAACGAATTCCGCGACTACTTTTGCTCCGATTCTATGCGCAAGTTCTGTGATTGCAGAAGTCAGGATAAATGCTGTCCGATTTCTTTCCAAAGATTGGATAAATTTTCCATCTATCTTGATGAAGTCGGGTTGGATCTCCAGTAATCTGGAAAAATTCGAATGTTCCACTCCGAAATCGTCGATTGCAATTTTTGCTCCCATCTCTTTCAGTTCTGCGATCACCTTCAGTCTTTCCGGATTTCCGTGAAAACTTGCGGTTTCTAAAATTTCGAAAGTAACTCTGGAAGGATTGATCCCGTAATGTTCCATACGAGAAGCCGCCCATTTCGGAAAACTTGGGCTCTCTAATTCAGTTTCAGACAGGTTAATGGAGAATGAATAAGAAGAATCCGAAAATTTACGAAGTGCTTTTTCGAAAAGTATAGGGCTGATCCTTCTCAAAAGACCGGTAGACTTTGCTAGATATAAAAAACTTGCGGGAGCATAAACTTTTCCGTCTTCCACGATCCTTGCAAGGCATTCGAATTTTTCCACCTTACCTGTTTGATTGTCCATGATCCCTTGGAAATAAGGCACAACATTTCCTGAATGGATCGCTTGGTTCAGTCTTTTTCCCAGATCCATATTGATCTTATAAAGATCTTGGTCGTCCATCTTCTCGGAATAAGAGTAGATCCCGGATTCCGAATCGAATTCAGGCTCTTGGCTTGCTTTTACGAGCGCGAGTCTCGCCTTATAATACAGATCTTTTTTTCCATTGGCAGTGGCTATAGTCGCGTTGATCCGGAAAGAAATTCCGGACGCAGTAAAATAATCGGAGCGTAGAAGTATCCGAAATGCGATTAGATGCGGAAGGAACTCCTCTTCCGGCACTTTAGAGAGGATTGCTACTTCATCTTCATATACGTGGAAGATCTCTCCATAGTTCCCTAAGAGAGATTTCATGGAATCCAGGAACTTCTTCATTAAATCCTTATAGAGAGAAACTCCGAAATCCCTTGTGGTCAAAGAAGTGGACTCTATTCGTATCAATGCGAGAAGAGAATCTTCCTTTTCTTCCGCAGCGAGATCCAATCTTCTTCTTAAGGATTCCAAATTGGGAAGTCCGGAGTCCCTATTATAAAGAAGTGCTTCTTCTAATTTTTTATTCAGCTCGGAAAGAGAAATATCTGATTCATAAGAACGGACCGCTTCTTTTACGGTCATGAGCAGATCGTTCGAGTCCCAGGGTTTGGAAAGATATCTGTATAAGTTCGCCTTGTTAAGTGCGTTTCCCACGGACTCCGCACTCGCCTGTCCTGTGAGCATGATCTTTTTTGTATTCGGATTTGTCTCCTGGATCCGGATCAGGAACTCGTCCCCTCTGATCCCCGGCATGACCTGGTCGCTTAATATCGCTGGGATATGAATTCCGGCCTGGTTACATTCTTCTACTATTTGGAGTGCGAGTTCTGCGCTGTCTGCAGCTTCTATTTGATAACTTTTTCCGAAGGCGGATTTGAGCTGTTCTTTGAGTCCTCTTAAAATGATCAGCTCGTCGTCGACGCATAAGATCACCGATCTTTTAGGTGATTCGTCGGATGATCCATTTTCTTGGTTTTGCACGATCGGATACTCGTAGAACTTGGAATTAGACGTGGAAAAAAAGAATTTCCGGCCCAGGCCGAAGATTATTTTTATTCTTAGCGAACGTATAATTATGATAAAAATAATTTTCGAAAACGATAAGGAAGTATTCCTCGAACCTTCCGAATTAAACAAGTCATTATTACAAATTTCACTGGATGCAGGCATTCCTCATATACACGCATGTGGAGGTAACGCACGTTGCTCTACTTGCAGGGTACTGATCCAAGACGGGGACGAATATCTTCTTCCCCGCAACGAAAAAGAAACGGCGCTCGCTCAAAAGAAAGGTTTTCCGGATAACGTAAGACTCGCCTGCCAAACAAAGACCACGGGTGATATAGTACTCAGAAGACTGGTGATAGACGAGGCAGACAGGGCTCTTGCATCTACATTCTCAGATCTGATCTCCGGGATAGAAAAACCTGTCGCGATCTTATTCAGCGATAT from Leptospira dzoumogneensis harbors:
- a CDS encoding EAL domain-containing response regulator; translated protein: MQNQENGSSDESPKRSVILCVDDELIILRGLKEQLKSAFGKSYQIEAADSAELALQIVEECNQAGIHIPAILSDQVMPGIRGDEFLIRIQETNPNTKKIMLTGQASAESVGNALNKANLYRYLSKPWDSNDLLMTVKEAVRSYESDISLSELNKKLEEALLYNRDSGLPNLESLRRRLDLAAEEKEDSLLALIRIESTSLTTRDFGVSLYKDLMKKFLDSMKSLLGNYGEIFHVYEDEVAILSKVPEEEFLPHLIAFRILLRSDYFTASGISFRINATIATANGKKDLYYKARLALVKASQEPEFDSESGIYSYSEKMDDQDLYKINMDLGKRLNQAIHSGNVVPYFQGIMDNQTGKVEKFECLARIVEDGKVYAPASFLYLAKSTGLLRRISPILFEKALRKFSDSSYSFSINLSETELESPSFPKWAASRMEHYGINPSRVTFEILETASFHGNPERLKVIAELKEMGAKIAIDDFGVEHSNFSRLLEIQPDFIKIDGKFIQSLERNRTAFILTSAITELAHRIGAKVVAEFVSTPEELKVVRSLGIEYSQGYLIMQPSPDITPVSIKIIE